Proteins encoded together in one Planctomyces sp. SH-PL14 window:
- a CDS encoding HEAT repeat domain-containing protein, with product MRHLATILVFVLAGGLSAAKELSADGPRLYGGRTLSEWDDRIKAFSYSSREAADAVPALIEIVEDAAAPWESRRQAALTLGRMGRPAIEAVPALIRLAGRSSTEETRLWALSALGRFGRLAPEAAPAMISFLNSRGESHLVHMGAAEVLGQIGPAHPAAIPALIDCVSRLGSDPSEVSSGTDLRVACTDVLSLSGAAASPAIPLLLRLMRDPSERLRQAALTTLAAMGPAAEIAALPVAEVLVSDREELTRDRAAEALVAMRAEPVVLRLLSFPRPEIRARIATALSRWSKPPEAVRQVVAEAALQEGDPSVRGAALWADWTWTRDRDRLAPVALRLLENEARIARKAGYRVLREAVPFPLEVESRLESLRGSEDADLRRLADALLRHAKSQEIDAIP from the coding sequence ATGCGGCACCTGGCGACCATTCTCGTCTTCGTCCTGGCAGGCGGGTTGTCCGCTGCGAAGGAACTCTCGGCTGACGGACCGCGTCTCTACGGCGGACGGACGCTGTCGGAGTGGGACGACCGGATCAAGGCGTTTTCCTACTCCTCGCGCGAAGCGGCCGATGCGGTTCCGGCGCTGATCGAGATTGTCGAGGACGCGGCGGCCCCCTGGGAGAGCCGGCGGCAGGCTGCCCTCACGCTGGGGCGGATGGGGCGTCCGGCGATCGAAGCGGTTCCGGCTCTGATTCGTCTGGCCGGTCGGTCGTCGACGGAAGAAACGCGGCTGTGGGCGTTGTCGGCGCTTGGGCGTTTCGGGCGGCTGGCTCCCGAGGCGGCTCCGGCGATGATTTCGTTTCTGAACTCGAGGGGCGAATCGCACCTCGTCCATATGGGGGCGGCGGAGGTTCTAGGGCAGATCGGACCGGCCCATCCGGCGGCGATTCCCGCGCTGATCGACTGCGTGTCGCGACTCGGCTCCGACCCGTCGGAAGTCTCGTCCGGGACTGATCTCCGAGTGGCCTGTACGGATGTCCTGTCGCTGTCCGGCGCCGCGGCGTCCCCGGCGATTCCGCTTCTGCTGCGGCTGATGCGCGACCCGAGCGAGCGGCTTCGGCAGGCGGCGCTGACCACACTGGCGGCCATGGGGCCGGCCGCCGAAATCGCGGCGCTTCCGGTCGCGGAGGTTCTCGTCAGCGACCGGGAAGAGCTCACCCGGGATCGGGCTGCCGAAGCCCTCGTCGCGATGCGGGCGGAGCCGGTCGTACTGCGACTGCTGTCGTTTCCGCGGCCGGAGATCCGGGCGCGGATCGCCACAGCGCTGAGTCGATGGTCAAAACCCCCCGAAGCCGTCCGCCAGGTGGTCGCCGAAGCCGCGCTTCAAGAGGGCGATCCGTCGGTCCGAGGGGCCGCTCTGTGGGCGGACTGGACCTGGACCCGCGACCGCGACCGTTTGGCGCCGGTCGCCCTGAGGCTGCTGGAGAACGAGGCCCGGATCGCGCGGAAGGCGGGATACCGTGTTCTGCGGGAGGCGGTCCCCTTCCCTCTGGAGGTCGAATCGCGGCTCGAGTCGCTGCGGGGTAGCGAAGACGCGGACCTCCGGCGGTTGGCGGATGCGCTCCTGCGGCACGCAAAATCCCAGGAGATCGACGCGATTCCGTGA
- a CDS encoding rod shape-determining protein gives MIQRVDRWFRDCVSLDLGTTSTRLAVAGRGILVDEPSVVAIERETGKILGRGHAVGVLARQMLGRTPDSMMAVRPVQAGVVTDFRLAEAMIGYFLRKSGARTRLRPQVAIAVPSGLTPVESRAVMTSAERSGAGRVFLIEHAVAASIGAGLPITEPLANLVCSIGGGTTEIAVLSLGEVIASRSLRIAGDEFDEAISEFVRLNYSMRIGRTTAEQLKQDVGSATPLPDEISAEVRGLDTVSGIPRKAAITSEEIRQALADPLARIINGIRSVIERCDAELVGDLTETGMLLTGGSAQLRGLPAFLEAQLGIPVRIDLAPTTTVIRGTSLCLDHLPQWRSRFLRSRD, from the coding sequence ATGATTCAACGCGTTGATCGCTGGTTCCGCGACTGCGTTTCCCTGGATCTGGGGACGACGAGCACGCGCCTGGCGGTCGCGGGACGCGGCATCCTGGTCGACGAGCCCTCGGTCGTGGCGATCGAGCGCGAGACCGGGAAGATCCTGGGACGAGGCCACGCCGTCGGCGTCCTGGCCCGCCAGATGCTCGGCCGAACCCCCGATTCGATGATGGCGGTGCGGCCGGTGCAGGCGGGGGTCGTCACCGACTTCCGGCTCGCCGAGGCGATGATCGGATACTTTCTACGGAAATCCGGGGCCCGAACTCGCCTCCGCCCCCAGGTGGCGATTGCCGTCCCCTCCGGACTGACTCCAGTCGAGTCCCGGGCGGTGATGACGAGCGCCGAGCGGAGCGGTGCCGGACGGGTCTTTCTGATCGAACACGCGGTCGCAGCCAGCATTGGTGCCGGGCTGCCGATCACCGAACCGCTTGCCAATCTCGTCTGCTCGATCGGCGGGGGAACCACGGAAATCGCGGTCCTCTCGCTCGGTGAGGTGATTGCCAGCCGCTCCCTCCGGATTGCCGGGGACGAGTTCGACGAGGCGATCTCCGAATTCGTCCGGCTCAACTACTCGATGCGGATCGGCAGGACGACCGCCGAACAGCTCAAGCAGGACGTTGGCAGCGCAACCCCATTGCCCGATGAGATTTCCGCGGAGGTCCGCGGTCTCGATACGGTGAGCGGCATTCCCCGCAAGGCGGCGATCACCAGCGAGGAGATCCGTCAGGCGCTGGCCGATCCGCTGGCGCGGATCATCAATGGAATCCGGAGCGTCATCGAACGCTGCGACGCCGAGCTCGTCGGGGACCTGACCGAGACCGGCATGCTTCTCACCGGAGGCTCGGCGCAGCTGCGGGGCCTCCCGGCGTTTCTCGAGGCCCAGCTGGGAATTCCCGTGCGGATCGACCTGGCGCCGACGACGACGGTCATCCGCGGGACGAGCCTCTGCCTGGACCATCTCCCCCAATGGCGGAGCCGCTTCCTCCGGTCGCGCGACTGA
- a CDS encoding ABC transporter ATP-binding protein, with protein sequence MQADSVIEIRNLTKVYLDFWGRKKVRAVNSLSLDVKKGEIFGLLGPNGSGKTTTIKMLLGLLFPTEGDLTVLGKPAHDVSKNERLGYLPEESYLYRFLNADETLEFYGRLFNMSAKQRKERRDQLIEMVGLQHARRRQLKEYSKGMTRRIGLAQALINDPELILLDEPTSGLDPLGTRDMKELILKLKAEGKTVVMSSHLLADVQDVCDRIAILYQGELKVLGTVKELLESREESQVLTSKLSDDAIREVEAVLKKHGASVRSVSHPTATLEDLFLKTVEESKAHPGRRFTPDTKG encoded by the coding sequence ATGCAAGCAGACTCCGTGATTGAGATTCGCAACCTGACGAAGGTCTACCTCGACTTCTGGGGGCGAAAGAAGGTTCGGGCGGTCAACTCCCTCTCGCTGGACGTGAAAAAAGGGGAGATCTTCGGTCTCCTCGGTCCGAACGGCTCGGGCAAGACGACCACGATCAAGATGCTCCTGGGGCTGCTGTTCCCCACGGAAGGGGACCTGACGGTCCTCGGCAAGCCGGCCCACGACGTCTCGAAGAACGAGCGGCTCGGCTACCTGCCGGAAGAGTCCTACCTCTACCGGTTCCTGAACGCGGACGAGACCCTCGAGTTCTACGGCCGCCTGTTCAACATGTCCGCCAAGCAGCGCAAGGAGCGCCGGGACCAGCTGATCGAGATGGTGGGGCTGCAGCACGCCCGCCGCCGCCAGCTCAAGGAATACTCCAAGGGGATGACCCGCCGGATCGGTCTGGCGCAGGCCCTCATCAACGACCCCGAGCTGATTCTCCTCGACGAACCGACCAGCGGTCTCGACCCGCTCGGAACGCGGGACATGAAGGAGCTGATCCTCAAGCTGAAGGCCGAAGGGAAGACGGTTGTCATGTCGAGCCACCTCTTGGCGGACGTTCAGGACGTGTGCGACCGGATCGCGATCCTCTATCAGGGCGAGCTCAAGGTCCTGGGGACCGTCAAGGAACTCCTGGAGTCCCGCGAGGAGTCCCAGGTCCTGACCTCGAAGCTCAGCGACGACGCCATCCGCGAAGTCGAGGCGGTGCTCAAGAAGCACGGAGCCTCCGTCCGCAGCGTCTCTCATCCGACCGCCACGCTCGAGGACCTGTTCCTCAAGACGGTCGAGGAAAGCAAGGCCCACCCGGGCCGTCGTTTCACGCCCGACACCAAGGGCTGA
- a CDS encoding ABC transporter permease translates to MEFIKDFDIKQALLHWAIVAAILVVLGALLGLVGAVTSAGIGRGLKAFGQMLGIGLNEIFVIVPRRILAVTILTVKESIRRKALMVGGVFLLLFMFAGWFLRSSANDTPAKPYVTFVFTTTKFVLFPMTLILACWGLPADIKDRSIHTVVTKPVKRSEIVLGRMLGYSFLVTILVALVGGIGYVWLVRQVPESSKEQLIARVPVFGTVRYLDRQGNPGNLVNVGDTWDYRSFMEGATNARAIWTFSGLSEADLHDDGALWMEQKFEAFRTYKGVIDEQIRFSVEFVNEAKKLVVPWDVFPVYEFSASPTLPLMKVPRELRYRPLDDADGEEKTVDLINDLLDNGKLTVRIGCIDAQQYIGVAQRDMFLRMPDRPFFLSYLKGMMGLWLMLLMIVVIGTTGSTFLKGPVCTMMTLGLAVIGVSGLREFMTEQLQQFTQNKGYVVGGGSLESLYRTVTWMNQQSPLPDNWGTRMIKTIDLGIFRVLELLQGVLPNLNGFDTQAYVANGFDVPFANAVLPSILTLIGYLIPCYILGYFALRVRELEAK, encoded by the coding sequence ATGGAATTCATCAAAGACTTTGATATCAAGCAGGCCCTGCTGCATTGGGCCATTGTGGCGGCGATCCTGGTCGTTCTCGGGGCGCTGCTTGGACTCGTCGGGGCGGTCACGTCGGCCGGGATCGGCCGGGGGCTCAAGGCCTTCGGTCAGATGCTGGGGATTGGCCTCAACGAGATTTTCGTGATCGTCCCCCGCCGCATCCTGGCGGTGACGATCCTGACCGTGAAGGAGTCGATCCGCCGCAAGGCCCTCATGGTCGGCGGCGTGTTCCTCCTCCTGTTCATGTTCGCGGGCTGGTTCCTGCGGTCGTCCGCCAACGACACCCCGGCCAAGCCGTACGTGACGTTCGTCTTCACGACGACCAAGTTCGTCCTGTTCCCGATGACGCTGATCCTGGCGTGCTGGGGGCTGCCGGCGGACATCAAGGACCGGTCGATCCACACCGTCGTGACCAAGCCGGTCAAGCGGAGCGAGATCGTCCTGGGACGCATGCTCGGGTACAGCTTCCTGGTGACGATCCTGGTGGCGCTCGTCGGAGGCATCGGATATGTCTGGCTCGTCAGACAGGTGCCCGAGTCATCCAAAGAGCAGCTCATCGCGCGCGTCCCGGTCTTCGGTACCGTCCGGTACCTCGACCGCCAGGGAAATCCCGGCAATCTCGTGAACGTCGGGGACACCTGGGACTACCGCAGCTTCATGGAAGGGGCGACCAATGCCCGCGCGATCTGGACGTTCTCCGGACTCTCCGAAGCGGACCTCCACGACGACGGGGCGCTCTGGATGGAGCAGAAGTTCGAAGCGTTCCGGACCTACAAGGGAGTCATCGACGAGCAGATCCGCTTCTCGGTCGAGTTCGTCAACGAGGCGAAGAAGCTCGTCGTTCCGTGGGACGTCTTCCCGGTCTACGAGTTCTCGGCCTCCCCGACACTCCCGTTGATGAAAGTCCCCCGCGAGCTGCGATATCGCCCGCTCGATGACGCAGACGGCGAGGAGAAGACGGTCGACCTCATCAACGACCTCCTCGACAACGGCAAGCTGACGGTCCGCATCGGCTGTATCGACGCCCAGCAGTACATCGGGGTCGCCCAGCGGGACATGTTCCTGCGGATGCCCGACCGTCCGTTCTTCCTCTCCTACCTCAAGGGGATGATGGGGCTGTGGCTGATGCTGCTCATGATCGTGGTGATCGGCACGACGGGGAGCACGTTCCTCAAGGGACCGGTCTGCACCATGATGACCCTGGGGCTTGCCGTGATCGGGGTCAGCGGACTCCGCGAGTTCATGACCGAGCAGCTCCAGCAGTTCACCCAGAACAAGGGATACGTCGTCGGCGGGGGCTCGCTCGAGTCGCTCTACCGCACCGTGACCTGGATGAACCAGCAGTCCCCGTTGCCGGACAACTGGGGGACCCGGATGATCAAGACGATCGACCTGGGGATCTTCCGCGTCCTGGAACTCCTCCAGGGGGTGCTCCCGAACCTCAACGGGTTCGACACGCAGGCCTATGTCGCCAACGGGTTTGATGTCCCGTTCGCCAATGCGGTGCTGCCGAGCATCCTGACGCTGATCGGCTACCTGATCCCCTGTTACATCCTCGGCTACTTCGCCCTGCGTGTTCGCGAACTGGAGGCCAAATGA